The sequence TTGTCATTCTGTTTCTGACCCTGGCTCTGGCCCTGTACAGGCAgtcatttcagttttctcttgtCAGCCATTCTTGAATCTCTCGTCTTTTTATTTCCACTGCTCTGGCTATCCAGGCCCGCATCAGTGCCTGACTGTCTGATTGTTCTTCACCTCAAGGTCTTCTCACCCCAGCTACAGTCCATTTTTCACCTGGATGTCAAGTGATCTTTCCAAAAGCCAACTCTGATCGTGTGCACACCAGTTTATGAGCTTCTGATGGCTTCCCATTTTCAGCAGGACAGTGTCAGCTCTTGAACATGGTCTCATCAGAACCCTGTGTGATCAGGCCTCTCCTACCTTTCCAGCATCATCCTTCTTGTGCTCCTTGCCCTCTTCTGTCACATGGGTCTTGCCTACACTCTTCTGCCTGTCTCAGATACTCCTCCATTCCATCATCTGATGAACTCTTACTCGTCCTTCAAAACTCAGCTTAGTGTTTTGccatttttctataataaacatcAATCAGatgtgcaattaaaaataataataaaaggttaagaaaaaaaaagaatccctccCCCTCAATTTCAGACAATATCTGGTGCAGAAAGCCTTGCTAGAAATTCCCCTCATATGAAGGGTACCAGTGCTGTCCATGTGTCTATGTCATAGCTGTCATCACGTGGTGTAGCTGTCAGCTCATGTGTCTGTTCCTGCCTAGGAAGCAAATTCTTTGAGTGCAGGAACAgtgggttggttttttttttttccccgcaTATCTGCAACAATAGCACCCAGCCCAGCACTCAGTATGAATAAGATTATCAAGTAAATACTAAGTTGAACAAATGAGATAGAAACTGAATTTGGACCTAAATAAGAGACAGGACTTGGATattggagagggaggaaggaagcatCAGGAAGTCAGGCAAGGAGGCAGTGAAAAGAGgtcatttcataaaatatgttGGCTAAGGATTCCTTTTtgcttgaattatttatttttatttactgggACAGCAGTTCTCTGTGACTTCCTCTGCCCAACTATCCCCTACAgtgacaaaattttattttgaatcttgTCAGGCTGCCTggatctgtattagtccgttttgttgcttataacagaaatatctgaaactaggtaatttgcaaagaaacaatatttattgcttgcagtttcagagggtgggaagtccaaagtgcagggaacacatcgggtgagggctttctttggtggcGACTTCAGCGATGCAGCGTATCACATTGCGAGAAagacagaagcaagagagagagagagtttctcatgagctcttcttttaaagccatcagaaccactcccatgaccacaCATCGACAGATTAATTTCATCCACGAGGAGGAagcagtcctcacagtctaataaACTCtttaagaccccacctttcaattaccataataagatttcccaccctcttaaccctgtcagtgaggatcaagcttctaatacataatacataaaagttgggggacacaattgtATCTGTATCAGGATCCTGTGAATAGGACTTTCAAGATCAGCCTTGGGACTGGCTGCCCTTCTGCATATGTGTGTCATCAGCCCAGCTGGGAGGAATGTGAAACCACCTCTTCATCACACATGCCATTAATGTCAGTGTTGTGAGTAGGAATTCAAGGGGAGAGGCCATAAAAGATCACTACTCTTTGGATTTCTGCAGCTACATTTAgggtttttaaagacagaaaacattACAGTAGGCTCAGTAGGTTAATTTGAAATCGTCCATTATGCAGCTCACCGAAAATGTGCTGTTCATACTACTGCAAGGAATTTGTATGTTTGACCTGTGGATTTTTTGAGCTGGGAAATCTGGGGAGAGCAGAGGAGTCCAGCTTATTTCCTGAGTCAGCTCCTCTTCCATCCCATAAAATGGGGTAGTGCTTGCCACCAGGTACTGCGATGGTGGATATTCCCAGTTAGCTTGTGCagcagtttcttttcctttttctttaatttttcttgataaaGGAGATGACAAAAGCAATTGGACAAAAGTggcctttctttaaaaacaaaaaacaatgaggTCCAGTTTGCAAAACAccgtttaaaaaaaatattgactcGGCTCACTCATTGCCTTAAATTCCCTTGTGTCCCTGGAAATACCTTTGAAAATTTGCAAATTCTTTAAGCCACAATGAACGTGTTAATTTCATTTAAGTAGTAACCTAGGCACTGGGGAAATCTAGACCACGTGAAGCATGTTAAAGGCACAATCCCTGATCTCACTGACctatgtttttatgtatttatattccGTCTTTGATTGAAGATGTCAAAGTGTTTTAGACAATAGACTAGATTCTTGTGTTATTAACTCTTTTGAAATGGAGACCAAAATCTTACACAATCACAGAGGACAAGAGTCTGTTCTCTCGCTTTTTCACGGACTTTGATGTTCTTGGATGAAAGGTGCTATATAAATACAAAGCATTATTAATgtcataatttgaatatttggcACAGTGAAGGCTGGACTGTACATAAGCCTGCAGGCTGTTGCTTTGGGTTCATTGTAATTTTCTCTCTGGTGATATTTGCACTTTGTCAAATTAGTACAGAAATTCCTTGATTTGGGGACTTATCCCAATTTAAATCTGCTATATCATCTCCTGCTGGTGGTATGAGAAACCTGAACATGATGCATCTAATTTTCTTTCAGCCTTTCAGTGGGATCTACCTGAATAACAAAGAGTCAGGAATGTATCATTGTGTGTGCTGTGATAGCCCACTTTTCAGgtaagataaagaattaaaaGCTACTGACGGAGAACAAAGCTTCATATTTATACAGCTTTAGCTCATTTGAAGGCTTGGATAAATAAACACCCATAATACCCATGTTGTTTTTCATTGCCCTTCTTATTTAGCATTGTTGCTATAAGGAGAGCTATTCATATAGGATATTTGcctgtcttgatttttttctagCATTTAGAGCAGTTAGCAAGACTTAGCTTATATTCTTCTGTATCCCTGAGaaatagcagagaaagaaatcttgATGAGCACCTTACTGTAAACCTATTAGAATTTTTTAGAgaaaaagtattgaaagaaatCTAAACCATAATAGTATCTGCTTGGCCATGTGATTAAAACTGTCTTTCTCCCATGGAAGATGggtttataatttaatttaggAAATGTAGAATCTTATGAGGATAGATTCCCACAATGCTTGACAGTAGTGAATACCATGCCCTCCTCTATGGAGCTAAAAGTGAATTGTCCCTTGATTTCAAAGCCTTTTAAGTCAATAAGGATCTGAAATCTCTCAACAAAGGCTTTTTTGTTTAGACATCAGGAAACAGTCTAAAAAAAGTAGATTTgatgaagaagaaaggaaaatatcttTGAAGTCCTGTTTTTCTGAACTTCAAagatgttttcctttctttcgcATCAACCCTAAATTggtttagaataaaatataaatcaagcCAGCTCTGTGAATCTTCCATTAGGCAGTGCTTCCTTACGTCCTTTGGGCTTTGAGCAGACTGGGCTTGCTTGGCTGCTGGTTACTAATGGGGGCTGCATTAGGGAAGCCAGACTCTCCTGCAAGGATGAGGAGCAATTCTGATTGATTTCGCTTCATGCTCACTCGAGGGCAGGCCTTTGCGCAGATGCAATCATGTCATCAGTGGCTGGTGAAGACAGATCTAAGAGGTAGTCGGCCTGGGGTGGCACGGGGGAAACTAGAAGGAGGTTAATTTTTACACAGTAAAATATAGGACTCCTATTTCTGAGACATTAGTTCTTTCTTGACCTTTGGTTCTGttaaagaagagaaggaggatCTCGAGATGGCCAGTGTGCTTCAGGCAAAGAACCATGTTGTCAAAGTGTAAAAGACTGCCTTGTTGTGGTGGAGTCTCCACACAAtgttctgtctctgtctttggaCTCTGAAGACGGAGGAGAAGTCACCCTTGTAACAGCACTCTCCTAAGTTCTAGTCTTCATTCTTTGACTTTGTTCTTCCAGTGCCTGCATCTGTAAAGAGCAGCCCTTCTTACTGCTCAGTGCCCACCGTCCTGTCACCATGCCGGCTGTCATAGAATCGCAGAATGTTAGAGAGGGACCTGACAGACCAGAGCGAAAGCTccatccaatagaactttctgtgatgataggaatgttctgtatctgtgttGGCCACTATGTAGCCACTAattacatgtggctattgagcactccAAATGTAGCTACTGTGGCTGAcagctgaattttaaattttatttaattttaattaattttaagttaaaagaccacatgtggccagtggctactgaTTAGCACAATGTTAGTTCAAATTAAGGAAGTTAAGTGACCAGCCCCAAGTCACTGAGGTAGTGAGACAGCCAAGACTAATAGGACAACCAGCCAATTCTCTAAAAGCCCATTTACCAAGTGGCCAGTTTACCGAACTGCCAATTCACCaactcttgtttctttttaaccATTTTGTTTGAGttgaaaaatttctgttttcttttcttaaggacttttgaatttgtttctgttctgtttttctgttgctgctgctgtgatGGAGGGAAATAAGAATATTCATAAGAATCATTTATATTCCAGAATATACTCTTACTAAAGACGATTCATTTACAGTAGAAAAGGCAGTATAGCAGAGTGGTTCAGGCTGTCTAGGTTATACATCCTGGCTccattgctgtgtgaccttgggcaaatttcttaacaTCTCTTGCCTTGATTTCCTTCCATGTAAAATGAGGACAGTGACACATAATTCACATAAGATTGTTGGGAGGATTACCTGAGTTATGAGCAAATACATGTAAAAGCACCAGAGCAATGCCTGACATGCCTGACACATGCCAAGCACTTAATCCTAGAGATAGATCCTTCTTAGGGCTGTATACTTGAATGTAAATTTGATAATGAGGACTTCTGGAGAATATATTCTAATTCATGAGAAGATATAAATGGAGACTGTATTCCTGAGTGTTCTTCCCATTCAGGAGGATACTCTTGGGAATATATTCTTTGTTTTACCTCTCAttttacctctctctctctgtttccagtCTCCAGCCTCTATATTCCTGCTATAGAGGTACAGAAAAAATAATCCCTTAAAATGCTTGTATAGAGTTGAAATGAAGATTTAGTTAACCAAAACTAAATAGTTAAAAAGTAAATGCAGGGATCACTGCCTCTTGGTTCCCTGCACCAGCCGGGCTGCTCTGCACATGGATGCGGACTTTCTTTATGTTGTGCCCACCTCCTGGGATTTTCCCACCCCCATTGTATGCTGACTTAAGTTCTATTTATTCCTGGAGTGCAGATTTCTCCATGAATCCTACTCTGATTACACACAAtaagtttgtttttttggcttcAAATTCCTGTTAATTTGTTAGTACCACATAATTTTGGACTTAATTGTCCTCCTATTGGCTCAAACATTTGATTTAATTGAAGAGATAAAACTGATGAGTTCCTTGAGTTCCTTGGCCATCTTATACTTGTACATACCTCATGGAGGTTGTTATGGgttaattgtgtccccctaaaagatatgttgaaatcctaatctccGGAACCTATGAATGtgtctttatttggaaaaagcattgttgcagatataattagttaagataaggtcaCCACAGTTAGTAGCATGTCAGAGTtctagtgagaaaaaaaaaaagatcatactagagtagggtgggcccttaatccgATATCACTGGTGTAGTAAAAAGAGGAGAAGGCGCACAGAGAGGAGAAGACGCACAGAGataaggccatgtgaagacagaggcagagactggtgttatgcagctacaagccaaagATTGCTGGCAACCTCCAGAAGATGGGAAGAGGCAAAGAGAGATTCCCTAGACcctttcagagggagcatggccttgtggataccttgattttggacttctagcctccacaaCTGAGAGAGAGTACCACccactttgtggtaatttgttacagccaCTCTTGGCAACTAATACAGAGATGCACGATAAGTACTTCTTGATTGATTGGTTAATAATGTCTGCCCTAGTGCTTAGCAGCAGTAGCAATATTGGGACTATCAAAAGAAGTTATGGTTGTGAAATCACTATGGAAATGTAAGGGAAGTAGCTACAACTTCTTGAGCTAGTGTATGCCAGACACTGGGCTCCAGTACTTTGCAAACAATCCTCACACTCCAATGAAGAGCTATCAATACCCATTTAACAGATAGGAAAGGCTTAGCGTctttaagtgacttgctcaaggccacacctCCAGCAAGTGAACGCGCAGGCGCCCCTGTGGTGCACTCCTCCTCAGACAGGGGGCGCTCCCGCAGCGGGAGCACACAGGCCCTGTGCCCACACTCTCCACCCGCAGCATTCATTACCCGGACCTCTCAGCAGCCCTCAGTGGTGATGTTATATTCTCACTTcacataagaaaactgagacttaggaaggttaaataacttgcccagggcTCTGCCGCTAATAGATAGCCAGCCAGAATGTGAACCCATGGCTCTCAGATTCCGAAGTCCACACACTTTCTTATCTTAGTTTCCATAAGCCTCTTGGGCAACACTGTGTAACTAGGCAGCATCACCTTCTGGTGCCAGCTTTTAGAATCACAGGCATAGGTCACCGGGGCATAGCCAGCCTCTAAGGGGTGTGTGCTCTGCCAGTTTAACCCACGAGCCCCTTTCCAGAGCCTAGTTCCCAGCCACATCCACCAGACTTAACCCCAGTCCCCTTCATGTGCCTGTAGTCGCTGGAATGAATATGGTGCACGTTCTCAGAGATCTTTAATTAAGGTATCCTGGTCAAGAAGACTTTGAAGAATATTATCAGTCTTCTAGGGATTCCAGACTAGTTTCCTTAACCTTGGAATTAAGTGACATTGTCTTCTTCTTCCTTCCCGTCCTGcttctttccacctttcttcTAAACCCATAAGCCGATTTTGGAACTGTTTATTAAAATCTACTGTGGGGTCACATATTTCATGGTcataaatctttctaaaatagaaGGAAACAGAGCCTCGTTCATTTTATACATAACATTCTGATGTCCTGCATATCACAAGTCACTAAGTAATATTGTTTAAAAACCTTTTGTGTGCTGCATTCCCTCAAGTGAATGGAAATTCTTAAGAGATTAGGGATGTCAGTTATCCCTAGGTTCTTCTACTGTTGGTTTGGGGACTGTGGAATTTTCAGAAATGACGGAAAAACAAAGTGAATAAACACATAAAACTAAGCAAAAGAAAACCTCTTAGAGTATATGATCCAGAATGGCTTCAGCTTTTCAAGGGTGAGCCTTATAATCTGCTAaccatttaaatatgtatttgggaATTTCTAATTGGCCTTAATATTTAGGTCCCCAGTCATATATGCTGAGCCAGCCTCTTATATTACATGGTAAAATCTCCAGATTCTACTAATTGCATCAATAAAGGTTGATTGTTtcccataaaatattttaatgactttttattAGTCttagattcattcatttaaaaatttttattatgttgataaTCCTCCATCGAAATTCTTTAATGATCACTAGTTTATGTATAATGTTGAAGGTGGAAAGTTTGTGATTAAAAGATACTTGTGATGTTTTTCTCTGAGCAGATGAATATTCTTGAGCCCTTGAAGGAGGGTTGCAAAGAACCTAACCTAAATGTGCCGACGCTTCTGTTGGACCCACCGTTGCTTACAGATACATTTCATAGGTATCTGTTattaataatgatattaaaattaataGCTACTGACTTATATACTTTGTGTTAGTCACTATGTGAAATTCACTATATGCAGAAAGTGAGGTAATCATGCCATTGCTCTTTTACAGACTCAGACATTGAGGTTTCAAAAGATGAAATAACTTGCCAAGGTCATACAGATGTAGCAGACAGATCCTGGATTCACACCAAATCTTTCAGGAGTCAAAGCTCTTACTCCTAATGGTTATACCCATGGTTCTCAAAGCAAAGTCTAAGGACCTTGAGGGTTCCTGGGACCTTTCTAGGGGATCTATGAGGTCCTcccttttccaactacatatctgCTCCAGGCCACCTCTTCCTATACTTCAATCAAAACAACATTGCAACAGATTGATTGCAGAGGCACATGTGAAGattcagttgtcttttttttaagccagacattaaagagttTTGCAAAATTGTACAACTATGCAACGCTTCTCACTAAATGTTTGCTtccttttggaaaatataattatttgtcacaaaaatgtgaacaaaatgaatttattatttttaaaaatttaatgcataCATAGTTATTAAGTTCTCAgttatcatttctaatttttaaaatattgatgcaCTTAACTCAAACAAAACCTCTCAGGGATCCTTAATAATTTGTGGGTACAGAGGAGTCCTGGGACCAGAATGTTTGAGAATCTGTGTATTACACAGTACTGGTTCTGCTGGGGCTTGTGCTCTCAATTGAGCTTCCTTTGTGAAATCTAGGGATTTCATTCTTtgccacttttttcttctttgcttagtTTTTGCTGGGTTTAACATtcaattcttctctttcttcctaagATAGAGCATCTCCCtgccatttaaacatttttttaaaagtcttttcctAGTACTATTTCAGGGTGCTTCCCCATCAGAGCACTTAGAGAGTGAGTCTTTGGTGGGTAGGTGTGCTtcttgtcctcctcctcctctggccAGCTCATCTGGCCCACTCCAGTCTTCAGCACCGTCTGTACCTGGGAGACTTCCTGCAGGGTCAGGCTCCACTGCAGTGATCAGTGCTGAGGCTTATTTACTAATCATCATAGTGAGCGTTCacgagcacttaccatgtgcctggcactgtgctaagcttCACACTACGCTCTGCAGAGTATCCCCTTAAGTCCTCAAAATAGCTCTGTGGGGTAGATGTtactacccccattttacagttgagaaaactgagtcttcaAGAGGTTATGTAGCTTGCCTAACTTCACACAGCCATGAAATGGCAGGGGCAGTTTTTGAATCCCTGCAGGTAGTCAGCCTTCTGTGTTTGGATAACCCAAAGTTCCCATtactaaatgaaaatatgtttcaACAGGtcttacatttctctgatgatccaAGAGCATGATGACCTCCTTTGACCACTGTTATTTCATTTAGATCTCTCCCATTTCTACATTTCGAACACCGGGATTTGATCTGTGTTTCCTAATATGCAAACACAGTTTGCAAAGCCCCTAGTGTTTTTAGATCCTTGTTGGACATCAAGAAAGAAGCCTTTATCATCAAAGGAACAAGAAACCTTTCACTGCAACGAGACAATGTCTTTAATAGCGAAGGTGCCGTGAGACAGATTCCTGTGCAGCCGACTGTGCACATAACTGGGCTTGGGATctaggagaggagaggaagaagcagcTCCTCCTGCCTGGAAAAATGAGTAGGGGTGTAAAATGCTCTTGGTGTATTCACAAATGTCTTTAGTAGTATGGTGAATGTCTCCTACAGTTCTGAGAAAAAGTACTGCTCTGGCACTGGATGGCCTTCGTTTTCTGAGGCTCACGGAACTTGTGGCTCGGATGAGAGTCACACAGGGATCCTGAGGCGTCTGGACACCTCGTCGGGATCAGCTCGCACAGAGGTTGTCTGCAAACAggtgggtgttttgtttgtttggttttcccTGATGCTGCCCCAAGTGCCATGAAGAGCTCTCTTGTCCTTGGCATGTCTGGTGCTCTATTGTGTGGGTAcacttcttcctttctcccatcATTCTGGGTATTGCAGATGAGAGAAGAAGGCTCTCTGAGCCTCTCAAGTGGCCTTTCCTGGTTCTAGCCTTCCACAGGGATGGAGACAAGGCAGGATCTGAAGGGAAGAGTTGGCCCTTCATCTTCTTTTGAGCAGGGACAGGCAGCAGGAAGGCCCGGAGTGGTCGGCGTCTCCGCTTTCCTTTCCCACGCTGTAGGGTGTCATCAACAGGCAGAGCAATACTGCAGGTGACATGAGAGCAATGCTGCAGGTAACATCAGCACTGTTACTTCTGTGAGCCTGGTGGGAGAGAGTGGCTTAAATACAGACAGCCAATTCATTTTGATATCCCTGATGCTAACATTTTCTAACTCACGGGTTTTATAAAACAGGGGCAAGGCAGATAAAGGTAGTGTAGTATTGCCTGaagtaaaaataatagtaatacacCGGCTACAACCACATTATTCAGTACTTACCCAAGAATTGTGTTgatgctttacatgcattatgtCAAATAATCATCACAACAGCTCTGATTATGTAGGTataattattatctccattttatagatgagtaaatcAAGGCCTAAATTTAATAACTTGCTCGCATTTTCACTGATAAAGTAGAGCTCTTTACCACTACTGTGCTctgcattctttcatttaatcaaATTCTGACACGATAGACTTTTCTCCGCCCATACAGGTCGAATTCTGGAGTGGGTGACGATGTGGGGGtttgtttgtctggttttatATAACAAGCTTTGTTTTGGCTGAGAAATGAccgaggcctctctcctttgCAGTGTGAAGCTCATCTTGGCCATGTGTTTCCTGATGGACCTGGGCCCAATGGTCAGAGGTTCTGCATCAACAGTGTGGCACTGAAGTTCAAACCAAGCAAACTCTGACCATCTCCAAGAGTCTCCTTCCCTGGCCACTCCTTCATTAACATCCTTGATTTTCATAATTCATATGAATGACTTGTTTTATTGACTACAGATCTAGGCAAAGTCTGCTTCTGGCACCCGGCAAGTCACAgcttctcttaatttctttaccTAGCTTCAACTCAACCTTAACTTCCACTTAGACTGTGGAATTTCACAGAATGACCGAGGGGCAGTCATTTCCATCAAACTGACTTCCATAGGTTTTGCCTGAGACCACGGGATATGACTATTTGGGGACATCAGGAGGCTGATGGATTAGTAAGCTAGAAAATTCCTACAAATCTATCCTGAACTTTGCACTGCGGTTAAGTCCTTTGTGGACATACATAGGTAAGGGATCaagtgaaaagaggaagaaaatatggGATCAGAGGAATTGACAGCCCAACatgggctgtccagttagcttagttggttagagtgccaccttgtaacaccaaggtcaagggttcagatctctgtactggccatgCCCCTAAAAAGCAAGACAATCCCAGCATTGGAGAGTAGGGTTGCAGAGGAGCTGTGCTTTGGGAGGCACATATACTGATGGATgagatgtgtgattttttttcaa comes from Cynocephalus volans isolate mCynVol1 chromosome 6, mCynVol1.pri, whole genome shotgun sequence and encodes:
- the MSRB2 gene encoding methionine-R-sulfoxide reductase B2, mitochondrial; amino-acid sequence: MARLLRAFSGLPLRQAPGRAVWSRADGGGFRAGAGRGDAESLTKCEPSVTKSEWQKKLTPEQFHVTREKGTEPPFSGIYLNNKESGMYHCVCCDSPLFSSEKKYCSGTGWPSFSEAHGTCGSDESHTGILRRLDTSSGSARTEVVCKQCEAHLGHVFPDGPGPNGQRFCINSVALKFKPSKL